One window from the genome of Candidatus Cloacimonadota bacterium encodes:
- a CDS encoding HipA domain-containing protein, with protein MKKTDFQTVRYELIDHFSISGVQDKISLKLVRNELQPTSENGEYILKPVPELNVPKLQNDIPANEHLTMQIARQIFKIKTAENALITFQDEEFAYITKRFDRNNKEKLRQEDFCQLTEKSPESHGKNFKYDGSYEKLGNVIKRFCAASKIEIEKLFKLILFNYVFGNGDSHLKNFSLIETQNEDFILSPAYDLTNTNIHFPNESRMALEMFDDFESKFYRNNGFSGKEDFLKLAEFYEIKEKRAIKMIREFPEKKESVNKLIEASFLSEKAKEKYMIVFHDRLKAIS; from the coding sequence TTGAAGAAAACTGATTTTCAAACTGTTAGATACGAACTGATCGACCATTTTTCCATTTCGGGAGTGCAGGATAAAATCTCATTGAAATTAGTAAGAAATGAACTGCAACCCACATCCGAAAATGGCGAATATATTTTAAAACCGGTACCTGAACTAAATGTTCCAAAATTGCAAAATGATATTCCTGCCAACGAACATCTGACGATGCAGATTGCCAGACAAATCTTCAAGATCAAAACGGCAGAAAATGCCTTGATTACTTTCCAAGATGAAGAATTCGCTTATATAACCAAGCGTTTCGATAGAAACAACAAAGAAAAATTACGACAGGAAGATTTTTGTCAGTTAACCGAAAAATCACCTGAATCACATGGCAAAAATTTCAAATACGACGGAAGTTATGAAAAGCTCGGTAATGTGATAAAAAGATTTTGTGCTGCCAGTAAAATTGAAATTGAAAAACTATTCAAACTAATTCTATTCAATTATGTTTTTGGTAATGGTGATTCTCATCTCAAAAACTTTTCATTAATTGAAACTCAAAACGAAGACTTTATTCTTTCCCCAGCTTACGATCTGACCAACACAAATATTCATTTCCCAAATGAAAGCAGAATGGCTTTGGAAATGTTTGACGATTTTGAATCGAAATTTTATAGAAATAATGGATTTTCTGGAAAAGAAGATTTTTTAAAATTAGCTGAGTTTTATGAAATAAAAGAAAAACGTGCAATCAAAATGATAAGAGAATTCCCTGAAAAGAAAGAAAGTGTTAATAAATTGATCGAAGCTTCTTTTTTAAGCGAAAAGGCTAAAGAAAAATATATGATTGTTTTTCATGATAGATTGAAAGCGATTAGTTAA
- the pyk gene encoding pyruvate kinase, with translation MQTETKIICTIGPASSSELTLLGLAGAGMNVARLNMSHGDYKTHQQVIDNINKLNTEHDLQIKILMDLEGYRIRIAKLEHPVKVEKDEELLLSSIRCETDKKCIAFDYDGDLNLVPQNSDLFIDDGHLRFKILEIKENSLLLKTIFGGTIKSRKGINIPDLTLPNAFLNEQDKADIKFGVENNVDLIAQSFVCNAQNIELVRSEIEKLAGKCGVFAKIENAAGVKNIDSIIDVCDGIMVARGDLGISLPVYKVPAIQKYIISRCSRKKKHVIIATQMLESMLDSLYPTRAEVSDIANAIYDKADYLMLSAETAVGKYPVQTVEMMRKIIEYTEDSIYIQPELK, from the coding sequence ATGCAAACCGAAACCAAAATAATCTGTACGATCGGGCCGGCAAGTTCCAGTGAATTGACACTATTGGGATTAGCCGGAGCCGGCATGAATGTGGCAAGACTTAACATGAGTCATGGTGATTATAAAACTCATCAGCAAGTTATCGATAACATAAACAAATTGAATACAGAACATGATCTGCAGATAAAGATTTTGATGGATCTGGAAGGTTACCGTATTCGTATTGCTAAGTTAGAACATCCTGTAAAAGTGGAAAAAGATGAAGAATTATTGCTTTCTTCAATTAGATGTGAAACAGACAAAAAATGCATAGCTTTTGATTACGATGGAGATTTGAATCTGGTTCCCCAAAATTCTGATCTTTTTATCGATGATGGACATCTGCGTTTCAAGATTTTGGAAATTAAAGAAAATTCTCTGCTATTGAAAACGATTTTCGGTGGAACTATTAAATCCCGCAAAGGAATCAACATTCCAGATCTTACACTACCCAACGCATTTTTGAATGAGCAGGATAAAGCAGATATAAAATTCGGGGTGGAAAATAATGTCGATCTCATTGCCCAATCTTTTGTCTGCAATGCGCAAAACATCGAACTGGTGAGAAGCGAAATTGAAAAACTCGCTGGAAAATGCGGCGTTTTCGCCAAGATCGAAAATGCAGCTGGCGTTAAAAATATCGATTCGATTATTGACGTTTGCGATGGCATCATGGTGGCTCGCGGAGATTTGGGAATCAGCCTGCCGGTTTACAAAGTTCCGGCTATTCAAAAATATATCATCAGCCGCTGCAGTAGAAAAAAGAAGCACGTGATCATCGCTACCCAAATGCTGGAAAGTATGCTGGATTCACTCTATCCCACTCGCGCTGAAGTTTCCGATATTGCCAACGCTATTTACGACAAAGCCGATTACCTGATGCTCTCTGCCGAAACTGCGGTTGGTAAATATCCAGTGCAAACCGTGGAGATGATGCGAAAAATCATTGAATATACAGAAGATAGTATTTATATTCAGCCGGAGCTGAAATGA
- a CDS encoding HD domain-containing protein, giving the protein MERKISVDLGNLILSFSDSMDLASPELTQHQQRTALIVWEICKLANLSTERLENIFTAALIHDIGAFSLEEKASLMQAENINTEEHCIRGQKLLRKTPWLRDSARIIRYHHTPIREWNQAIYVAHVFDSQILYLSDYVERQIDRNQFILYQHYNIIEKVKKLSGVEFHPQIVELFLETSDREEFWLDLISPRLYSILQAGPFREIKVNMQELMNISELFRNIIDLRSRFTSTHSSGVAAASSKLAEKFGFTQMEIDMMQIAGNLHDIGKLAIPNEILNKRSSLTRPEIEIMKSHTYYTYTIINKISGLEQIARWAAYHHEKLDGSGYPFRCRAKELSSGARIMAVADIFTALAENRPYRKGMDQKEIVRIMRQFADRSLIDSKLVRLLLFNYDEVLDHVKTQQRIARNFYENQFEIKDVQ; this is encoded by the coding sequence ATGGAACGCAAAATTTCGGTAGATCTGGGAAATCTCATCCTGTCATTTTCCGATTCGATGGACTTGGCAAGTCCAGAGCTTACACAACATCAGCAGAGAACAGCTCTGATTGTGTGGGAAATTTGCAAACTTGCAAATCTTTCAACTGAACGTCTTGAAAACATTTTTACCGCTGCTCTTATTCATGATATTGGAGCCTTTTCACTGGAAGAAAAAGCTTCTCTGATGCAGGCAGAGAACATCAATACGGAAGAACATTGCATTCGTGGCCAGAAACTGCTGAGAAAAACACCCTGGCTGAGAGATTCTGCTAGAATTATACGCTATCACCACACTCCCATCAGAGAGTGGAATCAAGCAATTTATGTAGCTCATGTTTTCGATTCGCAAATTTTATATTTATCAGATTATGTGGAACGTCAGATCGATCGAAATCAATTCATTCTTTACCAACATTATAATATCATAGAAAAAGTAAAAAAACTGAGTGGAGTAGAATTTCATCCTCAGATAGTAGAACTTTTTCTGGAAACTAGTGATCGGGAGGAATTCTGGCTGGATCTGATTTCTCCGAGGCTTTATTCAATCTTGCAAGCTGGACCATTTAGAGAAATCAAAGTAAATATGCAGGAGCTTATGAATATCTCAGAGCTTTTCCGTAATATCATCGATCTCCGATCACGGTTTACTTCTACTCATTCCAGTGGAGTTGCTGCAGCTTCATCCAAACTGGCAGAAAAATTTGGCTTTACTCAAATGGAAATCGATATGATGCAGATTGCCGGAAATCTGCACGATATAGGAAAGCTGGCTATTCCCAACGAGATCTTGAACAAACGTTCCAGCCTGACCAGACCAGAAATTGAGATCATGAAATCGCATACTTACTACACTTATACCATCATCAATAAAATTTCCGGTTTGGAACAAATTGCCCGTTGGGCTGCTTATCATCACGAAAAACTGGATGGCAGCGGCTATCCGTTCCGATGTAGAGCAAAAGAACTTTCTTCCGGTGCGCGCATCATGGCAGTTGCCGATATTTTTACGGCTTTAGCGGAAAATCGTCCTTATCGAAAAGGAATGGATCAAAAGGAAATTGTGCGAATCATGCGTCAGTTTGCTGATAGAAGTCTTATCGATAGTAAATTGGTAAGATTGTTGTTATTCAACTATGATGAAGTTCTGGATCATGTAAAAACTCAACAGAGAATTGCCAGAAATTTTTACGAAAATCAGTTTGAAATTAAAGATGTTCAATAA
- a CDS encoding ZIP family metal transporter yields the protein MEVFWLKSASFFLIFITGLTGGFFAHWLSKRSNSKIIFSLGNAFAGGVFLGAGLIHMLPDAQSGFAAISSNSDYPWFAVICIAGFLTIFFLERVLLHHSHDSVPETDNIAVNNNPSRILYPYVLMFILSIHSIIAGIALGIEEKAIQAIVILLAVLAHKGTAAFALGVSMLRNNTDKKKYRSMITFFSFMTPLGIMLGYLFSVLLSGSSEQIFEAIFDALAAGTFIYVAVMDILDEEFTIREKLITKFSFVLVGLAIMAVVAIWT from the coding sequence ATGGAAGTTTTCTGGCTAAAATCTGCATCGTTTTTTTTGATATTTATCACTGGTTTAACTGGTGGTTTCTTTGCGCATTGGCTTTCCAAAAGATCAAATAGTAAAATTATCTTTTCGTTGGGAAATGCTTTTGCCGGTGGAGTTTTTCTGGGTGCCGGCCTTATTCACATGCTCCCCGATGCTCAATCGGGATTTGCAGCTATTTCTTCTAATTCCGATTATCCCTGGTTTGCGGTAATCTGTATCGCAGGTTTTTTAACTATTTTCTTTCTGGAAAGAGTACTGCTGCATCATTCTCATGACTCTGTTCCTGAAACTGATAACATTGCTGTAAACAATAATCCTTCCAGAATTTTATATCCATACGTTCTCATGTTTATTCTTTCTATTCATTCCATCATTGCCGGAATTGCTTTGGGAATTGAAGAAAAGGCAATCCAGGCAATTGTTATTTTGCTGGCAGTTTTGGCACACAAAGGAACTGCAGCTTTTGCTTTGGGAGTGAGTATGCTGCGAAATAATACAGATAAAAAGAAATACAGATCTATGATAACTTTCTTTTCGTTTATGACTCCGCTGGGAATAATGCTGGGATATCTTTTTTCTGTTTTACTTTCAGGAAGTTCAGAGCAGATTTTTGAAGCAATCTTTGACGCTTTAGCAGCTGGAACTTTTATCTATGTTGCTGTCATGGATATTCTGGATGAAGAGTTTACGATCAGGGAAAAACTGATCACTAAATTCAGTTTCGTTTTAGTGGGATTGGCCATTATGGCTGTGGTTGCTATTTGGACATAA
- a CDS encoding SPOR domain-containing protein — MRSVPALIIVIIGVVAIIGVVAFVIASIAHNYSEVEMQAGQQMQETSNLPELNQNMFILQLFSSKNYSRIEHQKQKLEKAGYNMIVTKTMKENEILYRLRLEGLYGKNEALAIGEEIKQKFPSIQNYWLDQIGTEESVSEHIAEQNLVEEVDDSEVAQDQQTEQPSETNQQTEQKQTTYQPITQTSGKQYEVQLMASSNYAKIEEAKAALSRLGYNTKILNLREGKKIVYRLRLSDMYSESQGKALGDKIIKESPLISGYWLDEMENGKSVQNQNQISKTTEPVKQQQTKTYTGAKNYEVQFLANTKLDFVQNRKQELENKGYRAKILTVVINGTTYYRLRLADAYSKAQAEDIGKQVKRDIGFVKDYWVVKKTANDRVYTQTTNTQQNTRKEEPKVPKTEPPVVEETVVSDGDAESKIVDYSASCNANDVNIRTGPGMQHEVDPIGKLMQGITVFVVEEKGDWARFTITPNDESWSGWVRLRYLDKN; from the coding sequence ATGAGAAGCGTTCCAGCCTTAATTATAGTTATTATCGGTGTTGTTGCCATTATCGGTGTTGTTGCTTTCGTAATAGCCAGTATAGCACACAATTATTCTGAAGTCGAAATGCAGGCAGGACAGCAAATGCAGGAAACATCCAATTTACCGGAATTGAACCAGAACATGTTTATTCTACAATTGTTCTCCAGCAAAAATTATTCACGCATCGAACATCAGAAACAGAAATTGGAAAAAGCCGGTTATAACATGATCGTGACCAAAACAATGAAAGAAAATGAAATTTTGTATCGTTTGCGTTTGGAAGGTCTTTACGGCAAGAATGAAGCTTTGGCGATAGGAGAAGAGATAAAGCAGAAGTTTCCGTCCATCCAGAATTACTGGCTCGATCAGATCGGAACTGAAGAATCTGTATCCGAACATATTGCCGAACAAAACCTGGTGGAAGAAGTTGATGACAGCGAAGTTGCCCAAGATCAGCAAACAGAGCAGCCATCAGAAACAAATCAGCAGACAGAGCAGAAGCAAACCACATATCAACCCATAACTCAAACTTCCGGTAAACAGTATGAAGTGCAATTAATGGCCAGCAGCAATTATGCCAAGATCGAAGAAGCAAAAGCCGCTTTATCACGCTTGGGATATAACACAAAAATCTTAAATCTGCGAGAAGGAAAAAAGATCGTTTATCGCCTGCGATTAAGTGATATGTATTCGGAATCTCAGGGAAAAGCTCTTGGCGATAAGATCATCAAAGAATCACCACTAATTTCTGGATATTGGCTGGACGAAATGGAAAATGGAAAATCCGTTCAAAACCAGAATCAGATTTCCAAAACAACGGAACCAGTAAAACAGCAACAGACAAAAACTTATACAGGAGCCAAGAACTACGAAGTTCAATTCCTGGCAAACACCAAACTGGATTTTGTGCAAAACCGTAAGCAAGAACTGGAAAATAAAGGTTACCGAGCTAAGATATTGACTGTGGTTATCAATGGAACAACTTATTATCGTTTGCGATTGGCTGATGCTTATTCCAAAGCTCAAGCTGAAGATATCGGTAAGCAGGTGAAACGTGATATTGGTTTCGTAAAAGATTACTGGGTTGTAAAGAAAACAGCAAATGATCGGGTTTATACTCAAACTACCAACACACAGCAAAATACAAGAAAAGAAGAACCGAAGGTACCCAAAACCGAACCACCTGTAGTGGAAGAAACTGTTGTATCCGATGGAGATGCAGAATCTAAAATTGTTGATTACTCCGCTTCCTGTAATGCCAATGACGTGAATATTCGAACAGGTCCGGGAATGCAGCATGAAGTCGATCCGATCGGAAAACTGATGCAGGGAATCACTGTTTTCGTGGTAGAAGAAAAAGGCGATTGGGCTCGTTTTACAATAACTCCAAACGACGAATCATGGTCGGGTTGGGTTCGTTTACGCTACCTGGATAAGAATTAA
- a CDS encoding tetratricopeptide repeat protein, whose translation MADFQTKLKQAEKYKMHGQLKKAISIYQEILNENPAEIDVIYNLAELHYLLGDLKDSIKFYQQVIEMEPKYSLAFYKLGICYFRYTDFQKAIECFNEISTNEPDLYMAHYWKGLSYYHRGNIDAAINSFKELHKHSRNSTLGYYQMSISLKAAGRFKEAVKLLEEIVKQDDKAVAVQYHLGLAYLGLKQIEKALECFERVLVLNPEHKGAQAEVDLLVTDQEMLYSYGVSSHKKEASLDELTSNFHVGQTYRGMAMIEDAMKYFRKKTEKKE comes from the coding sequence ATGGCAGATTTTCAAACAAAACTGAAACAGGCAGAAAAATATAAAATGCATGGACAGCTGAAAAAAGCGATATCAATATATCAGGAAATTTTAAATGAAAATCCCGCAGAGATCGATGTGATCTATAACCTTGCCGAACTGCATTATCTGCTGGGTGATTTGAAGGATTCAATCAAGTTTTATCAGCAAGTTATCGAGATGGAACCAAAATACAGTCTGGCATTTTACAAGTTGGGAATTTGTTATTTTCGTTACACAGATTTCCAGAAAGCAATTGAGTGCTTCAACGAGATCAGTACCAATGAACCGGATTTATATATGGCGCACTACTGGAAAGGTCTCAGTTACTATCATCGCGGCAATATCGATGCTGCCATCAATTCCTTCAAAGAACTGCACAAGCATAGTAGGAACTCAACTCTGGGTTATTATCAAATGTCGATTTCATTGAAAGCGGCAGGACGTTTTAAAGAAGCGGTGAAACTGCTCGAAGAAATAGTGAAGCAAGATGACAAAGCTGTGGCTGTTCAGTATCATCTGGGGCTGGCATATCTTGGCTTGAAACAGATCGAAAAAGCTTTGGAATGCTTTGAACGAGTTTTGGTATTGAATCCTGAACACAAAGGAGCTCAGGCTGAAGTTGATCTGCTGGTTACAGATCAGGAAATGCTTTATTCTTACGGTGTGAGTTCACACAAAAAGGAAGCCAGTCTGGATGAACTCACTTCTAATTTTCATGTGGGGCAAACCTATCGCGGCATGGCTATGATAGAAGATGCCATGAAATATTTCAGGAAAAAAACTGAGAAGAAAGAGTAG